From Actinopolyspora lacussalsi, a single genomic window includes:
- a CDS encoding hypothetical protein (product_source=Hypo-rule applied) — protein MDQHAIALMSTGMSTFAKRAANIGPARLCTHRDVEPSETYPGRVVPERST, from the coding sequence GTGGACCAGCACGCGATCGCGTTGATGAGCACCGGTATGTCGACGTTCGCGAAGCGAGCCGCGAATATCGGCCCCGCGCGTCTGTGCACGCATCGTGATGTTGAGCCGAGCGAAACCTACCCGGGTCGGGTCGTGCCGGAGCGAAGTACCTGA
- a CDS encoding hypothetical protein (product_source=Hypo-rule applied; cath_funfam=3.50.90.10): MHRRAGPIFAARFANVDIPVLINAIACWSTADNQSFLRIAHTAFS; encoded by the coding sequence GTGCACAGACGCGCGGGGCCGATATTCGCGGCTCGCTTCGCGAACGTCGACATACCGGTGCTCATCAACGCGATCGCGTGCTGGTCCACCGCCGACAACCAGTCGTTCCTACGCATCGCGCACACCGCCTTCTCGTGA
- a CDS encoding NAD+ diphosphatase (product_source=KO:K03426; cath_funfam=3.90.79.10; cog=COG2816; ko=KO:K03426; pfam=PF00293,PF09296,PF09297; superfamily=55811), whose amino-acid sequence MTTCSEFGSASERAAAEAFQLDSTPLLSRSSVALSDQQRDDPEHAATLWSGGRVLPVDQRGRAPLEPSGRLAWHRPDEFSDHGGHAVLLGTHDGVAHWGVRVRPRDSGADWQGLRAVGEWLGDVEAALLTTAVGLLAWHDRARYCALCGAGTERIRSGWARRCTGCGHEEYPRTDPSMICLVHDGADHVLLARQVVWPAERFSVLAGFVEMGESLEGCVSREVHEEVGVPVSDIRYLGSQPWPFPRSLMMGFSAVADPREPLRPAPGEIAEAHWVSREHVRAALGHEEPVDGLWLPPGISIAHRMLRGWADAGPV is encoded by the coding sequence GTGACGACCTGCTCGGAGTTCGGTTCGGCATCGGAACGTGCCGCGGCCGAGGCGTTCCAGCTCGACAGCACACCGCTGCTGTCCCGTTCATCCGTGGCGCTGTCCGACCAGCAACGGGACGATCCGGAACACGCGGCGACCCTGTGGTCCGGTGGGCGGGTGCTGCCCGTCGACCAGCGCGGCCGCGCTCCACTGGAGCCGAGCGGACGACTCGCCTGGCACCGGCCGGACGAGTTCTCCGACCACGGTGGCCACGCCGTACTGCTGGGCACGCACGACGGAGTGGCCCACTGGGGTGTCCGGGTACGCCCCCGCGATTCCGGAGCCGACTGGCAGGGGCTGCGCGCGGTGGGCGAGTGGTTGGGCGACGTGGAGGCAGCCCTGCTCACCACCGCGGTGGGGCTGCTCGCCTGGCACGATCGTGCCCGTTACTGCGCGCTGTGCGGTGCCGGAACCGAACGCATCCGCAGCGGTTGGGCCAGACGCTGCACCGGGTGCGGACACGAGGAGTACCCGCGCACCGACCCCTCCATGATCTGTCTGGTGCACGACGGTGCCGATCACGTGCTCCTCGCGCGCCAGGTCGTCTGGCCCGCCGAGCGGTTCTCGGTGCTGGCCGGATTCGTGGAGATGGGCGAGTCCCTGGAAGGGTGCGTGAGCCGCGAGGTCCACGAGGAGGTCGGGGTACCGGTCTCCGACATCAGGTACCTGGGTAGCCAGCCCTGGCCCTTCCCGCGATCGCTGATGATGGGCTTCTCGGCCGTCGCGGACCCACGCGAGCCGTTACGGCCGGCACCCGGCGAGATCGCCGAGGCGCACTGGGTCTCGCGGGAGCACGTACGCGCGGCTCTGGGGCACGAGGAACCGGTCGACGGTCTGTGGCTGCCCCCGGGCATATCGATCGCGCACCGCATGCTGCGCGGCTGGGCCGACGCCGGTCCGGTGTAG
- a CDS encoding putative Zn-dependent peptidase (product_source=COG0612; cath_funfam=3.30.830.10; cog=COG0612; pfam=PF00675,PF05193; superfamily=63411), producing MTSATHRSAERIGHTEQGPRPLPPLAEPRAGRQPETVDTVLENGLRVIAARHGAVPMVELRLRIPFAGEDAAHPARAEVLAETLLTGTERRDRVRMDTDLAAVGGTLQAVVDPERLSITGDALASGMETLLDVLTDALTEASYPEHEVSGERDRLVERITVARSQPRTIAREELQYHRYGDHPFAREVPQAADVAEVTPEQVRQLHRDAVLPRGSTLVLVGDIDPEATVETVRRMTSGWQAAGAARELPALPEVVGGDVRLVHREGAVQSQLRFSAQAVPRTDERYPALQIANLVFGGYFSSRLVENIREDKGYTYGAHSTFEFTPDNGTILVDADTASEVTAAALLEIRYELGKLALVRPSEAEVESARQYAIGGLLTSTSSQSGLASMLMNVAALGLGQDWLSEHPDRLRAVTHQQVAEAARWYVPTAFTGVVVGDAEQLGEQLRGLGGVTLP from the coding sequence ATGACCAGCGCGACCCATCGCAGTGCCGAGCGGATCGGACACACCGAGCAGGGACCGCGGCCGCTGCCGCCGCTGGCCGAGCCGCGTGCGGGCAGGCAGCCCGAGACAGTGGACACCGTGCTGGAGAACGGGCTGCGGGTTATCGCGGCGCGCCACGGCGCGGTGCCGATGGTCGAGCTGCGGCTGCGGATTCCCTTCGCCGGTGAGGACGCCGCCCACCCGGCCAGGGCCGAAGTGCTCGCCGAGACCCTGCTCACCGGGACCGAACGTCGGGACCGGGTGCGCATGGACACCGACCTCGCCGCGGTCGGCGGCACGTTGCAGGCCGTGGTCGACCCCGAACGGCTCAGCATCACCGGGGACGCGCTCGCCAGCGGGATGGAAACCCTCCTCGACGTGCTCACCGACGCGCTGACCGAGGCTTCCTACCCGGAACACGAGGTCTCGGGCGAGCGGGACCGGCTGGTCGAGCGGATCACGGTCGCCCGTTCCCAGCCCCGCACCATCGCCCGCGAGGAGTTGCAGTACCACCGCTACGGTGACCACCCGTTCGCCAGGGAGGTGCCGCAGGCCGCCGATGTGGCCGAGGTGACCCCCGAACAGGTGAGGCAGTTGCACCGGGACGCGGTCCTGCCGCGCGGCTCCACGCTGGTGCTGGTCGGCGACATCGACCCCGAGGCGACCGTGGAGACCGTGCGCCGCATGACTTCCGGCTGGCAGGCGGCCGGGGCGGCTCGTGAACTCCCGGCGCTGCCCGAGGTGGTCGGCGGCGACGTCCGCCTGGTGCACCGGGAGGGCGCGGTGCAGTCGCAGCTGCGGTTCTCCGCCCAGGCGGTCCCCCGAACCGACGAACGCTATCCGGCGCTGCAGATCGCCAACCTGGTCTTCGGCGGCTACTTCTCCTCACGTCTGGTGGAGAACATCCGCGAGGACAAGGGCTACACCTACGGCGCGCACTCCACGTTCGAGTTCACTCCGGACAACGGCACGATCCTGGTGGACGCCGACACCGCCAGCGAGGTCACCGCGGCGGCGCTGCTGGAGATCCGTTACGAGCTCGGCAAACTCGCCCTGGTCCGGCCGAGCGAGGCCGAGGTCGAGTCCGCGCGGCAGTACGCCATCGGCGGGTTGCTGACCTCGACCTCCTCGCAGTCCGGCCTCGCCTCGATGCTGATGAACGTCGCGGCTCTCGGACTGGGGCAGGACTGGTTGTCCGAACACCCCGACCGGCTGCGTGCGGTCACTCACCAGCAGGTGGCCGAGGCCGCGCGCTGGTACGTGCCGACCGCGTTCACCGGGGTCGTGGTGGGAGACGCCGAACAACTCGGGGAACAGCTGCGTGGCCTCGGTGGTGTGACGCTGCCGTGA
- a CDS encoding hypothetical protein (product_source=Hypo-rule applied; transmembrane_helix_parts=Inside_1_6,TMhelix_7_29,Outside_30_121,TMhelix_122_141,Inside_142_150), protein MARGRGSASVLLILVVLLSVGIGAVVIAWWPLTDAFGDDTTVRTRRTTATVVQSASCAERGAHDLVELTADGDATRVPFDGCGHSEGTRLRVRVPEPLGDDALARPVDAEHGTGGAGLSGRLGRVLLVLAALSGAGYVLLLRSARPREPG, encoded by the coding sequence GTGGCGCGAGGGCGTGGTTCCGCATCGGTGTTGTTGATCCTGGTGGTGCTGTTATCGGTCGGGATCGGAGCGGTGGTGATCGCTTGGTGGCCGCTGACCGACGCGTTCGGCGATGACACCACGGTGCGGACGCGCCGCACCACCGCGACGGTGGTCCAGTCCGCCTCCTGCGCGGAACGCGGCGCGCACGACCTGGTGGAGCTCACGGCGGACGGAGACGCGACCCGCGTCCCGTTCGACGGCTGCGGTCATTCCGAGGGGACGCGATTACGGGTCCGGGTGCCCGAACCGCTGGGAGACGACGCGCTCGCGCGTCCGGTCGACGCCGAACACGGGACCGGCGGCGCCGGACTGAGCGGGCGGCTCGGTCGGGTGCTGCTGGTGCTCGCGGCCCTCTCCGGCGCCGGGTACGTACTGCTGCTGCGTTCCGCCCGCCCTCGAGAGCCGGGTTAG
- a CDS encoding hypothetical protein (product_source=Hypo-rule applied; superfamily=57716), with protein sequence MTEYSTERPSIYWVKSEGDPNQHATMDIPPSRGGPVEPLGRHASVDAPPAVDPRQYQMAHNRPFCEECFTAYLKLPTARPTWKH encoded by the coding sequence GTGACCGAGTACTCGACGGAACGTCCCAGCATCTACTGGGTGAAATCGGAGGGCGACCCGAATCAGCACGCCACGATGGACATACCTCCGAGTCGGGGTGGTCCGGTGGAGCCCCTCGGCCGGCACGCCTCGGTCGATGCTCCGCCCGCCGTCGATCCCCGGCAGTACCAGATGGCCCACAACCGGCCGTTCTGCGAGGAGTGTTTCACCGCCTATCTGAAGTTGCCCACCGCTCGGCCCACTTGGAAGCACTGA
- a CDS encoding hypothetical protein (product_source=Hypo-rule applied; cath_funfam=2.60.40.10) has protein sequence METHHYWLPVSSRSSTRLVRHAFRGKRWQGRASDTSVCGVQCAMAEPSELDWFQAPTCWDCTNILIEEQEEADAALE, from the coding sequence ATGGAGACACACCACTACTGGTTGCCCGTGAGCAGTCGTAGCTCCACTCGCCTGGTCCGTCACGCCTTCCGGGGTAAACGTTGGCAGGGCAGAGCCTCGGACACCTCGGTCTGCGGCGTGCAGTGCGCCATGGCCGAGCCCAGTGAGCTCGACTGGTTCCAGGCGCCGACATGCTGGGACTGCACGAACATCCTGATCGAGGAGCAGGAAGAGGCCGATGCCGCCCTCGAATGA
- a CDS encoding WhiB family redox-sensing transcriptional regulator (product_source=KO:K18958; ko=KO:K18958; pfam=PF02467; smart=SM00384,SM00525), whose product MSTGSAPAATWGETGNHGGAVSALLHTAPDTDERVPCRRDPDLWFAENPSELERAKQLCAECPIRSECLAGALARAEPWGVWGGEIVEHGSVIARKRPRGRPRKHRSADTAGAGGSAVRGRAA is encoded by the coding sequence ATGTCGACCGGCAGTGCCCCTGCGGCAACCTGGGGCGAGACCGGCAATCACGGCGGAGCCGTTTCCGCTCTGCTGCACACCGCGCCCGACACGGACGAGCGAGTCCCGTGTCGTCGGGATCCGGACCTGTGGTTCGCCGAGAACCCGTCCGAACTCGAACGCGCCAAGCAGCTGTGCGCCGAGTGCCCGATCAGGTCCGAGTGCCTGGCGGGAGCTCTGGCGCGGGCGGAGCCCTGGGGGGTCTGGGGCGGCGAGATCGTCGAACACGGCTCCGTGATCGCTCGCAAGCGGCCGAGGGGGCGGCCACGCAAGCACCGGTCGGCCGACACGGCCGGTGCGGGTGGTTCGGCGGTCCGCGGACGTGCCGCGTGA
- a CDS encoding voltage-gated potassium channel (product_source=KO:K10716; cath_funfam=1.10.287.70,3.40.50.720; cog=COG1226; ko=KO:K10716; pfam=PF02254,PF07885; superfamily=51735,81324; transmembrane_helix_parts=Inside_1_52,TMhelix_53_75,Outside_76_119,TMhelix_120_142,Inside_143_370), with amino-acid sequence MDKHKGRPARLGRRSLSGRRSEAALTDRLTDRPDHALVGVVRMPATAIGPVKSIVRRVIGASLALAVTVLLVYLDRGGYSDTDGTPLSVLDALYYATVSLSTTGYGDIAPVSTSARLVNVLVITPLRVLFLIVLVGTTLEVLTERSRQAFKIQHWRSRVRDHVVVIGYGTKGRSAVTALLGEGAEAGNIVVVDTEPTALEAASSLGLVTVNGSGTRSDVLRVAGIPRARAVVVAPPRDDTAVLVTLTARELAPKAQIVAAVREAENVHLLRQSGADSVVISSETSGRLLGIATSTPSVVEMFEDLLSPDLGLAIAEREVERTEVGGSPRHLSDIVLGLVREGQLYRVDAPEADAIEAGDRLLYVKKVATA; translated from the coding sequence GTGGACAAGCACAAGGGCCGACCCGCGCGACTCGGACGTCGTTCGCTGTCCGGACGTCGCTCCGAGGCAGCGCTGACCGACCGCCTGACGGACCGTCCGGACCACGCGCTGGTCGGGGTGGTTCGAATGCCCGCCACCGCCATCGGTCCGGTCAAATCGATCGTGCGCAGGGTGATCGGCGCCAGTCTGGCGCTCGCCGTCACCGTGCTGCTGGTGTATCTCGACCGGGGCGGTTACAGCGACACCGACGGGACCCCGTTGAGCGTGCTGGACGCGTTGTACTACGCGACGGTCTCGCTCTCCACCACCGGCTACGGGGACATCGCCCCGGTGAGCACTTCGGCGCGCCTGGTCAACGTGCTGGTCATCACGCCGCTGCGGGTGCTGTTCCTGATCGTGCTGGTCGGAACCACACTGGAAGTGCTCACCGAACGTTCCCGCCAAGCGTTCAAGATCCAACACTGGAGGTCCAGGGTGCGCGACCACGTCGTCGTGATCGGTTATGGCACCAAGGGCAGGTCCGCGGTGACGGCCCTGCTCGGAGAGGGGGCCGAAGCGGGCAACATCGTCGTGGTGGACACCGAGCCCACCGCGTTGGAGGCCGCGTCCTCACTGGGCCTGGTGACCGTCAACGGCTCCGGCACCAGATCGGACGTGCTGCGGGTCGCCGGAATCCCGCGGGCGCGTGCCGTGGTGGTGGCCCCACCGCGGGACGACACCGCCGTGCTGGTGACGCTCACCGCCAGGGAACTGGCTCCCAAGGCGCAGATCGTGGCCGCGGTGCGCGAGGCGGAGAACGTCCACCTGCTGCGGCAGTCGGGGGCCGATTCCGTGGTCATCTCCAGTGAGACCTCGGGCAGGCTGCTGGGGATAGCCACTTCCACGCCCTCGGTCGTGGAGATGTTCGAGGACCTGCTCAGCCCGGACCTCGGGCTGGCCATCGCGGAGCGCGAGGTCGAGCGCACCGAAGTGGGAGGATCGCCGCGCCATCTCTCCGACATCGTGCTCGGGTTGGTCCGTGAGGGACAGCTCTACCGGGTGGACGCTCCGGAGGCCGACGCGATCGAGGCGGGCGACCGGCTGCTCTACGTCAAGAAGGTCGCCACCGCCTGA
- a CDS encoding putative metalloprotease (product_source=COG2321; cog=COG2321; ko=KO:K07054; pfam=PF04228): protein MVLLFLSSAGLLPDFGTEASERGYEQYGDDEIGISPVDPSPLPTTDPTTDSHPAPEHALEEDRRQRGPARTGRSERTTTGMRPHPVTSLGEHPFNIPGNGAVDTECDLPAFDTDTAAQRAFLRSLTPCLMEMWTPALREANLPVKTPDVVVTNGDVHSPCGDRGWERTAMYCGGDHTIYWTARHYSRIEGRETAGPYLGQFAHEFGHAIQGTTGISEGYGRAVHEAGGAETSEGLELSRRNELQATCYGGQALAALQHGGVNNDHVMSALRDASNRGDQAGEARSHGSTEHNRLWAHRGFRTNRITECNTWRAEESEVS from the coding sequence GTGGTTCTGCTGTTCCTCTCGTCGGCGGGGCTGCTTCCGGATTTCGGTACGGAGGCGAGCGAGCGCGGCTACGAGCAGTACGGCGACGACGAGATCGGAATCTCCCCGGTCGATCCCTCACCGCTTCCGACCACGGACCCGACGACGGACAGTCATCCGGCACCCGAACACGCGTTGGAGGAGGATCGCCGGCAGCGCGGTCCGGCGAGGACCGGACGCTCCGAACGCACTACCACCGGGATGCGCCCCCACCCGGTCACCTCGCTCGGTGAGCACCCGTTCAACATCCCGGGGAACGGGGCGGTCGACACCGAGTGCGACCTGCCCGCCTTCGACACGGACACGGCCGCACAGCGTGCTTTCCTCCGGTCGCTGACACCGTGCCTGATGGAAATGTGGACCCCGGCACTGCGCGAGGCGAACCTTCCGGTGAAGACTCCGGACGTGGTCGTGACGAACGGAGACGTGCACAGCCCCTGCGGCGATCGGGGCTGGGAGCGGACCGCCATGTACTGCGGCGGCGACCACACGATCTACTGGACAGCCAGGCACTACTCGCGCATCGAGGGACGTGAAACCGCCGGCCCTTACCTGGGGCAGTTCGCGCACGAGTTCGGCCACGCCATCCAGGGAACGACCGGGATAAGCGAGGGGTACGGCAGAGCGGTGCACGAGGCGGGCGGCGCCGAAACCTCCGAAGGACTCGAACTCTCGCGCAGGAACGAGCTGCAGGCAACCTGCTACGGCGGGCAGGCACTGGCCGCGTTGCAGCACGGCGGAGTGAACAACGACCACGTCATGTCCGCGCTGCGTGACGCGAGCAACCGGGGCGACCAGGCAGGTGAGGCCCGCAGCCACGGCAGCACGGAACACAACAGGCTCTGGGCGCACCGGGGATTCCGCACGAACCGGATCACCGAGTGCAACACATGGCGGGCCGAGGAATCCGAAGTGTCCTGA
- a CDS encoding DNA helicase-2/ATP-dependent DNA helicase PcrA (product_source=KO:K03657; cath_funfam=1.10.150.80,3.40.50.300; cog=COG0210; ko=KO:K03657; pfam=PF00570,PF13245,PF13361; smart=SM00341; superfamily=47819,52540) codes for MTDQPGLLEGLDPQQRAAVTAPRGPVCVLAGAGTGKTRTITYRIAWLVRRGLVVPQQVLAVTFTARAAGEMRTRLRGLGAHGVQAQTFHAAAFRQLRYFWPRVIGDELWPLTEQKFRLVTQAAGRLRLATDQDSVRDLATEIEWAKATLLTPEHYPAAAAERGRECPVPPEHFTKVFEGYEKLKNSAKVLDFDDLLLHIAAILEENTEVAEQFRAQYRSFVVDEYQDVTPLQQRVLDAWLGQRDDLTVVGDANQTIYSFAGASPRWLVDFPLRYPNAEVVKLERDYRSTPQVVTLANRVIGAASPDRGAEGENTGSSGTELTLVGQLPDGPEPEFAAHDDEAEEARAVSRRIARLAGNGVPFSEMVVLYRVNAQSELYEQTLSEAGIPYQVRGGERFFARTEVRQAITALRGAANRGNTGPGELPKVVREVLSEVGLTERAPSGGAALERWQSLNALAELADELAGQVEQADLTHYVAELDTRASAQHPPTVEGVTLASLHAAKGLEWDTVFLVGLVEKTLPIQYADGDEDAVEEERRLFYVGVTRARQRVRLSWSTYRGQGGGRKRRRSRFLRELDPAENSAPAPKSKRREKSAGSRRVREVHCRICSTPLTATADVKLGRCSGCPSDADEELLTKLRGWRTERAQQLRVPAYVVFSDATLLAIAEQRPDDSEALSRISGVGATKLERFGSDVLGLVNGSDHSGG; via the coding sequence ATGACCGATCAACCGGGCCTGCTGGAAGGTCTCGATCCGCAACAGCGTGCCGCGGTGACGGCTCCGCGCGGTCCGGTCTGCGTGCTGGCGGGCGCGGGGACGGGCAAGACCCGTACGATCACCTACCGCATCGCCTGGCTGGTGCGGCGCGGCCTGGTCGTCCCGCAGCAGGTGTTGGCCGTGACCTTCACCGCGCGCGCGGCGGGCGAGATGCGTACCAGGTTGCGCGGTCTCGGTGCCCACGGAGTTCAGGCGCAGACCTTCCACGCGGCCGCTTTCCGACAACTGCGGTACTTCTGGCCGAGGGTGATCGGCGACGAGCTGTGGCCGCTGACCGAGCAGAAGTTCCGGTTGGTCACCCAGGCCGCGGGCAGGCTGCGGCTGGCCACCGACCAGGACTCGGTGCGCGATCTGGCCACCGAGATCGAGTGGGCCAAGGCGACGCTGCTCACCCCCGAGCACTATCCGGCGGCCGCCGCTGAGCGAGGACGCGAGTGCCCGGTTCCGCCGGAACACTTCACGAAGGTCTTCGAGGGCTACGAGAAGCTCAAGAACTCGGCGAAGGTGCTGGACTTCGACGATCTGCTGCTGCACATCGCGGCCATCCTGGAGGAGAACACCGAGGTGGCCGAGCAGTTCCGCGCGCAGTACCGCAGCTTCGTGGTGGACGAGTACCAGGACGTCACCCCGTTGCAGCAGCGAGTGCTCGATGCCTGGCTCGGGCAGCGTGACGACCTCACCGTGGTGGGCGATGCCAATCAGACGATCTATTCGTTCGCCGGTGCTTCGCCCCGTTGGCTGGTCGACTTTCCGCTGCGCTACCCGAACGCCGAGGTGGTCAAGCTGGAACGCGACTACCGTTCCACACCGCAGGTGGTCACCCTGGCCAACCGGGTCATCGGCGCCGCGAGTCCGGATCGGGGAGCGGAGGGGGAGAACACCGGGTCGTCGGGAACCGAACTCACCCTGGTGGGGCAGCTACCCGACGGGCCCGAACCGGAGTTCGCCGCGCACGACGACGAGGCCGAGGAGGCGCGTGCGGTGTCCCGCCGGATCGCCCGGCTGGCGGGCAACGGGGTGCCGTTCTCCGAGATGGTCGTGCTGTACCGCGTGAACGCGCAGTCGGAACTGTACGAGCAGACCCTGTCGGAGGCCGGTATCCCCTACCAGGTTCGCGGCGGCGAGCGGTTCTTCGCGCGCACCGAGGTGCGGCAGGCGATCACCGCGCTGCGCGGCGCGGCGAACCGGGGGAACACCGGGCCCGGTGAGCTTCCCAAGGTGGTGCGTGAGGTCCTTTCCGAGGTCGGCCTGACCGAACGGGCTCCTTCCGGCGGTGCCGCGCTGGAACGGTGGCAGTCGTTGAACGCGCTGGCCGAACTCGCCGACGAGCTGGCGGGACAGGTGGAGCAGGCCGACCTGACGCACTACGTGGCCGAGCTCGACACCCGTGCGTCCGCGCAGCATCCCCCCACGGTCGAAGGGGTCACGCTCGCCTCGCTGCACGCCGCCAAAGGGCTGGAATGGGACACGGTGTTCCTCGTCGGGCTCGTGGAGAAAACGCTGCCGATCCAGTACGCCGACGGGGACGAGGACGCCGTCGAGGAGGAGCGGCGGTTGTTCTACGTGGGAGTGACACGGGCCCGGCAGCGGGTTCGGCTGTCCTGGTCGACCTACCGGGGTCAGGGCGGTGGCCGCAAACGCCGACGCAGTCGGTTCCTGCGTGAGCTCGACCCCGCCGAGAACTCCGCCCCGGCCCCGAAGTCGAAGCGGCGGGAGAAGTCGGCCGGTTCCCGGCGGGTTCGCGAGGTTCACTGCCGGATCTGCTCGACACCGCTGACCGCGACCGCCGATGTGAAGCTGGGGCGCTGCTCCGGTTGTCCCTCGGACGCGGACGAGGAACTGCTCACGAAACTGCGCGGCTGGCGCACCGAGCGGGCACAGCAGCTGCGGGTACCCGCCTACGTGGTGTTCAGCGATGCCACGCTGCTGGCCATAGCGGAACAGCGACCGGACGATTCCGAGGCGCTGAGCAGGATCTCGGGAGTGGGAGCGACCAAACTGGAGCGGTTCGGGTCCGATGTGCTCGGACTCGTCAACGGGAGCGATCACAGCGGCGGTTAG
- a CDS encoding putative Zn-dependent peptidase (product_source=COG0612; cath_funfam=3.30.830.10; cog=COG0612; pfam=PF00675,PF05193; superfamily=63411) has product MVEPQPHRVTLPNGLRVVLAPDAEPGSTAPGGPPVVGVSVHYDVGFRSEPEGRTGFAHLFEHLMFQGSESLEKLAHFRHVQGSGGIFNGSTHQDYTDYFQVLPSNALERALFLEADRMRAPRLTEENLRNQVDVVKEEIRLNVLNRPYGGFPWILLPPVLYSTFANAHNGYGDFTDLERATVDDCAAFFDTYYAPGNAVLTITGDIDVDHATDLVHKHFGDVPARSVPERPSFAEPAPSGESRDRHQDPHAPLPAVALGYRLPDPVGELDEYLANVVLAAVLSDGDASRLQQRLVYRDSLVVDVHAGAGLMGAPLDARDPDTFTITAIHSPEVATDRVVDAVDSELERLATEGPTAEELSRVTARWSAGLHRDHDRLVSRTLDLGSTELLHGRAELVGELPARVGAVTAEEVASAAKALRPEARAVLEIEPTGDADGGAA; this is encoded by the coding sequence ATGGTCGAACCGCAACCGCATCGCGTCACCCTGCCCAACGGGCTGCGCGTGGTGCTCGCACCGGATGCCGAACCGGGCTCCACCGCACCCGGTGGGCCTCCGGTGGTCGGAGTCAGCGTGCACTACGACGTGGGCTTCCGTTCCGAGCCGGAAGGCCGAACCGGCTTCGCTCACCTGTTCGAACACCTGATGTTCCAGGGCAGCGAGAGTCTCGAGAAACTCGCGCACTTCCGTCACGTGCAGGGGTCCGGCGGAATCTTCAACGGTTCGACGCATCAGGACTACACGGACTACTTCCAGGTACTGCCCTCCAACGCGCTGGAGCGCGCGCTGTTCCTGGAAGCCGACCGGATGCGTGCTCCCCGGCTCACCGAGGAGAACCTCCGCAACCAGGTGGACGTGGTCAAGGAGGAGATCCGGCTCAACGTCCTCAACCGTCCCTACGGCGGGTTCCCGTGGATTCTGCTGCCGCCCGTGCTCTACTCCACGTTCGCCAACGCCCACAACGGATACGGTGACTTCACCGATCTCGAACGAGCCACCGTCGACGACTGCGCCGCGTTCTTCGACACCTACTACGCCCCCGGGAACGCGGTACTGACCATCACCGGCGACATCGACGTCGACCACGCCACCGACCTGGTTCACAAGCACTTCGGGGACGTGCCCGCCCGTTCGGTGCCGGAACGTCCCTCCTTCGCGGAACCCGCTCCGTCGGGCGAGTCGCGGGATCGGCACCAGGATCCGCACGCCCCGCTGCCCGCGGTGGCGCTGGGGTACCGCCTGCCCGATCCGGTCGGTGAGCTGGACGAGTACCTCGCCAACGTCGTGCTCGCCGCCGTGCTCAGCGACGGTGACGCCTCCCGGCTGCAGCAGCGGCTCGTCTACCGCGACTCGCTGGTGGTGGACGTGCACGCGGGCGCGGGGTTGATGGGAGCTCCCCTCGACGCACGCGATCCGGACACCTTCACCATCACGGCCATCCACAGCCCGGAGGTGGCCACCGACCGCGTCGTCGACGCCGTCGACTCCGAGCTGGAGCGGTTGGCGACCGAAGGTCCCACGGCCGAGGAACTCTCCAGAGTGACCGCGCGGTGGTCCGCCGGACTGCACCGTGATCACGACCGGCTGGTTTCGCGCACCCTGGACCTCGGCAGCACCGAACTGCTGCACGGGCGCGCCGAACTCGTCGGGGAACTTCCCGCCAGGGTCGGCGCGGTCACCGCCGAGGAAGTGGCCTCCGCGGCCAAGGCGCTCCGGCCGGAAGCCCGCGCCGTTCTGGAAATCGAACCCACCGGCGACGCCGACGGAGGTGCCGCATGA
- a CDS encoding hypothetical protein (product_source=Hypo-rule applied): MYPEETTRLRCRQFRGEAERARLPHRIAVVRFWRRVACFASRRAERYERRI; encoded by the coding sequence ATGTATCCCGAGGAAACCACGCGATTACGTTGTCGACAGTTCCGCGGTGAGGCCGAGCGCGCCAGACTGCCACATCGGATCGCCGTCGTGCGGTTCTGGCGCCGGGTGGCGTGCTTCGCTTCCCGGCGGGCCGAACGTTACGAGCGGCGCATCTGA